The sequence GCTCTGGGTGGAAACGATGCATCTTGGACGGATGGAAAGCTCAAACCAGTGAGCGGCGTACACAGATTTCTCTCCGGTTCCGAGACAGTCGGGCAACTTCACTGAACGACCCCTAGTTCAAAGATGTAAAATGCACGTCTAAGACGTGCATTTTACATCTGCGCTTTGGTCGCCCAAGCGTAAGAGATGACAATTTTCGGGAATTCAGGGACAGCCACGATGGATTCTCTCTCAGATAAACGCCCAAAGAAGCCAGTTCTGCGTCATCGGCTGGGAAAGTAGAGCTTGGATAGTTCGCGGCTAGCCTCGAGGAAGCATCTGGTCAACTTTCTCCGGATCAAGCCAAGCGGGATGCGGAACATGCAAGGCTGGCCACTGTTGAGGTCGGCTGTTCGCAGGCAGGTGGGCCCTCAAAGCAGCGTCCGCCAGCAGGTAGCCATGATTTTCAAGTACGGCCTGTTCTCCACGGGAGAATCGGTCGAAGTCAGTGCGGATCAGACCGATCCGGTGAGCCAGCCCCTCGGAGTAGCCGAGAGCTAGACACTCGGCATCGCCGGGGAGGTTTTTTCTGTAGACGTCGACACTCCGGCCTACTGACCAGTACACGGCCTTGTACACGCCCTGCGCGTCTGAAGCAATCAGCCACCGTTTTCGCAGGCTGCGTGACTGGTCATCCAAGAGGGTGATGAAGCGCGTCAGACGCCTCAGCAAGCCCTTCTTGACGCCATATTGGAAAGGCGTACCGCCATCGCTGACGAGTACCAACTCGTGGTTCTTCCAAACGGGCTCCAGGCCGAGGTTGTCGTAATTCCCGCCGTCATTGACGAGGACCTTGCCCTTGTTGGACGACAAGACCATGGTGACGGGCGCAAACACGGGTGGGAAGCAGGCGCTGGTCGCTACGGCGAGCGAGAGCGGTAGGTTCAGTTTCCAAGAAGTCGCATAGCCTGCCCGGTGGCCGCCGGTCTTGGCGCGAGAGAAGATCCAACTCGTGCCGTAGGTCAGATCCGTCGCGCAAACGACGAAATTTGGCTTGTTCGGCAGGTCGTGGACTTTCATCCGGCCGCAGTAGTCGTCTAGCAGGTCTGCGACGCCATAAACGGCAGAGGGCCCCCGCCAGTTCCAAGGCATGACCCGGCGCAGCAAGGGGATGGTGCGGATATCCCGGTCGGTCAAGCGATAAGTCGCCTCGGCCAGCACCTGCTGAAAAGTCTGTGGGGAGATCGGCGCATCTGAGGCCCAGGGTAGCTGGGCCAGACGGGCCGCTAAGACACTGCCTCCGGACACACTCGACACCGTCCGGAGGTGCTCTAACACGCCTAGTTCATGCAGGCGCCGCACGGCTCCCAGGTGAAACAGAACCGCACGGTATCCGCCACCCGACAGGCACAGGCCGCTGCCGGAACGCTGCTGTCTCCCGGCCGGGGTTGTGGACAGACTAGGTGGTTCTAACGGGGTGCCAGGCATCACACGGGATGGCGCCAAACCTGCCGCACAAAGTATCGGCATAGGCCGCTGAACGGAAAGTCAGGGGCAACGTGCAGGCTCAGCGTTTCTATCAGTTCGGCATTGCCCGGGTATTTGACCAGCCCCAAATGAGCGAGCTCGAGGACTCGGTAGGTTCGGTACCGCTGCCAGCGGAGTTCTTCTCGGTTCAGACCATACAGGTCGATGCTCTGGCGGGCTACCTGTTGATCAGCGGCTGACGCCGCCGGATTCGGTAGGATCCTCACTTCTTTCAACGCGGCGTCAGCTGAGTAGGCAAAGAGGAGTTCAGGGTCAACCAGGTAGGGATTGACGCCTTGTGGGCTCTCAGATGACCACTGGGTGAGATGGGCGGGCAACGCGGCATGATCTACTGGATCTGGGGCGAAGGTGCCCACCAGGGCCTGCAGGGCCGCGTCCGATGCGCCAGCGACCATTGGGCCATTCAGTAACGGCCCAGCAATGGGGAAGCGATCGCCCTTATACACCTGGTTGCAGATCTGACACGCGTACAGATAATTGTCGTAGCACAGCGCAAGCCACCAATACACGCTTTTAGGCCGGTAGTGCTCCACATCGCAGTGGGCCACCGAGGCAGCCGGTGCGTCACAGTAGGCACATTTGCCGTAGGTTTCCGTTCGCAACTGGGCTTTTGCCCCTTTCCATTGGCTGCCTTTGAAGGCCCTGACTCCTTTTCGTTCTGCCTTAAGCAGGGCCAACTCACGCTTTTTCTGATTGGCACCGCGGAAGGTAGCAGGGATGGCCGCTGCCCGGCGGTCGTGGTTCAGCGGGATCACGCACTCTCCGAGACCGATTGAGCCTCGTTCAACAGGGCGTCCTGGATTTTCTCGAGAAGTTCAAGCCGCTTGCGCTCGAGTGGACTGTCTTCAATGCTGGGCGTTAAC is a genomic window of Deinococcus sp. QL22 containing:
- a CDS encoding patatin-like phospholipase family protein codes for the protein MPILCAAGLAPSRVMPGTPLEPPSLSTTPAGRQQRSGSGLCLSGGGYRAVLFHLGAVRRLHELGVLEHLRTVSSVSGGSVLAARLAQLPWASDAPISPQTFQQVLAEATYRLTDRDIRTIPLLRRVMPWNWRGPSAVYGVADLLDDYCGRMKVHDLPNKPNFVVCATDLTYGTSWIFSRAKTGGHRAGYATSWKLNLPLSLAVATSACFPPVFAPVTMVLSSNKGKVLVNDGGNYDNLGLEPVWKNHELVLVSDGGTPFQYGVKKGLLRRLTRFITLLDDQSRSLRKRWLIASDAQGVYKAVYWSVGRSVDVYRKNLPGDAECLALGYSEGLAHRIGLIRTDFDRFSRGEQAVLENHGYLLADAALRAHLPANSRPQQWPALHVPHPAWLDPEKVDQMLPRG